The genomic window CCAGGTGTGGGTGAAGGGATTCTGTTGCCCACCAGCCCCACTGACTCCTCCCCTGTCCCCCAGgtcttgctgcagccccactTCATCAAGGCTGActccctgctgctgacagctgtcaAGACAGACGCTGGCAGTGCCAAGAGCTCCAGCATCgcctccttggccaccaccaccagcagctctgccaccccgCTGCAGGTGCCGGTAAGGTCCCGCAGCCGGGGAGCCCTGGGGTGAGAGAATGCTTGGGGACCCCCATCAACaccaccctgcacccccacaGGCCCTGGTGAGCGGAGGAACCATCCTGGCCACGGTGCCACTGGTGGTGGACGCCGAGAAGCTGCCCATCAACCGGCTGGCACCCAGCGGGAAGCCGGCGCTGGTGCAGAGCCGGGGCGAGAAGCGCACGGCACACAACGCCATCGAGAAGCGCTACCGCTCCTCCATCAACGACAAGATCGTGGAGCTCAAGGACCTCGTGGTGGGCACCGAGGCCAAGGTGGGAGCCTGGGTGAGATGGGACCAGGGCTGGGCAAGGGGGTGCTGTGCCCGGGGTCTAAGCCGTCCCCTGTCCGCCGGCAGCTCAACAAGTCTGCGGTGCTGCGGAAGGCCATCGAGTACATCcgcttcctgcagcagagcaaccAGAAGCTGAAGCAGGAGAACCTTGCTCTGAAGAAGGCTGTGCAGAAGAACCGTGAgtggaagggcaggtcctgggGAGGCCTCGGCCTTGGCGCCTCAGCTGCCGTACCCCTGCCGGCGCTTCTCAACCGGCTCTACTCCCCGCAGAGTCCCTGAAGGACCTGgtggcctcctgcagcagtggggcCAAGGCAGAGGcccccatggaggtggtgaaggCAGAGGTGATGGAGATGCTGACCCCGCCGCCCTCGGACGTGGGGTCGCcgtcccacagcagcctgctctcgcTCAGCGGcaccagcagcaacagcagcagcgaCTCGGAGCCTGACAGCCCCCTCTGCGAGCATGACAAGGtgtggggggctctggggaggaATCCCACCACCCTGAGTGGGCAGCAGGTCTGCTGCATCACACTGGGGGTACCAAGGACAAAGTGTGCCCAATGCTGGCATGGGAAAAGGAGCTGAAAGTTCTGGTCTTGCTCTctgaggctgctcctcacccagtttggggctgcagagaggcatTCTGGAGTGCACTGGGCTGCTGCACCCGTGCACTGTGCCCCAAAATGTGCTCTGTGCCACATGCCTGTACCCTGCATTTCATGCCATGTACCCCACCACTGTGCCCCACGCCCTATTGGGAGTGCCTGTGTCCAATGCTCATAACCAGGACCATGCCCTGTACCCCATACCTGAACCCCATAACCGTGCCCTATTCCCTGTAGCCCCTGTCCCATGCCTGTGCCCCATGCCATGCCCTATATCACATACCCATGCCCCATGTCCATGCCCTGGGGCTCACGGCAGCTCTCCCTGTGCAGGtgaagcaggagcagcctccacCCTcgcccagcagccagggcatgCTGGACCGCTCCCGCATGGCCCTCTGCGCCTTCgtcttcctctgcctctccttcaaCCCCCTGGCCTCCCTCCTTCGGGGCTCCAgtgccccagcccctgtgggAAACCCAGGCACCAGTGGCCCCAGCAGGAGCATCATGGCTCAGTCTGGCACCGTGGGTAAGCCCTGGCGTGGGGTGGGGGTTCTTGAGGTGGCAGATGTTGGGATGGGGGCTGTCAGTCTGGTGGTTATTGGGGTTGGCACAAAGAGGAGGCCACTGGGATGAGGGCTGTTGGGATGGGTGTGGGGCAGTGGCTGTCAAGGTGGGCATGAGGCTGTTGGGGTGGAGGCTGTTGGGGTGGGCATGGGCTGGAGGCTGGTGAGGTGGAGACCATCAGGGTGAATGCTGTTGGGGTGGATATGGGTTGAAGCTGTTGGGATGGAGGCTGTTTTGGTGGTTGTAGTGGACATGGGGTGAAGGCTATCAGGAGAGATGTCACAGGGTAGGTCAGATGGGAGATGATTGGGGTGGAGGATGCTGAAGTGGACGTGGGACTGAGGCTGTTGGGTGGAGGTTGTTGGGATGGACACCACTGGAGTGGAGGCTTCTGGGGTGGGCATGAAGTGaaggctgctggggtggagagcatGGGGTGGGCACAGTGTGGGGTGGTGCTGACTTCCCCACTCCCCACACAGAGGAGCCATGGGGGTGGTCGCAGTGGCTGTGGCCCACGCTGGCCTTCTGGGCGCTGAACACGGCGCTGGTGCTGGGGGCGGTGGTGAGGCTCTTCGTCTTCGGGGAGCCCGTCACCCGCCCCCACTCCGAGCCCTCTGTGCTCTTCTGGCGGCACCGGCGGCAGGCTGACCTCGACCTGGACCGGGTGAGCCCTGCCCCTTGCCACACCCTTGAGCGAGAGGGTctcttaaggtcctttccaagccaaaccgtCCTGTGATTTCCCCGCACTggtcccacccctgctgctgtgccctctgACTCCTTTCTCCATTGCCAGGGGGACTTcgcccagggtgcccagcacCTGCGGACGGCGCTGGGGGCACTGGGCCGCCCTCTGCCCGCCTCCCACGGGGAcctggcctgcagcctgctgtggacCCTGCTGCGGCACCTGCTGCAGCGCCTCTGGGTGGTTCGCTGGCTGGCTGCCCGCGCCGGGAGGCTGCGCCCcgaccccccgccccccgcccacGTCTGGCAGAGTGCCCGCGATGCTGCCATGGCCTACCACCGTCTGCACCAGCTGCACCTCGCAGGTATGGCCCCACGCtatggggggctgaggggatgGGACCCCTGTGCCCTGCGTTGTCCCTGGGACACCATCTCCATCCCTGAGTTTCCCGTGTCAGTTCCTGAGCCCCCCACATCCTTCCTTGAGCACCCCATCACTGTGCCTGAGGCCACTGTCCCCGTGCTCATCTCTGAGACCTCCATACCCCTCCTGAAGACCTCCATCCCTGAGCCCCCCTCTCCATCCTCGAGACCCCATTCCTGTCCCTGAACcccttgtccccatccctgagctCCCTGTCTCCATCCTTGTCACTTAGCCTTACATCCTCATCCCTGAGTCCCCATCTCCATTCCCGAGCCTCTCATGCCTTTCCCTGAGTCCCTGTCCCCATCTCCgcagggaagcaggcaggggggCACCTGCTGGCCATCAACCTGGCACTGAGCGCCGTCAACTTGGCCGAGTGTGCCGGCGACGCCGTCTCCGTGGCTGCCCTGGCTGAGATCTACGTGGCAGCTGCCCTGCGGGTCAAGGCCAGCCTGCACCGCTGCTTCCACTTCTTGGCTGTGAGTGTGGAGCAGCCCCCTCcaccctggggcagaggggctctCCTGTGCCCCTGAATGCTTCTTTGACTCCCCACTCTCCCTACAGCGCCCCTTCCTCTGCAGTGCCCGGCGTGTGGCTCTGTCCCACGGTGGGGCTGTGCCCCCGGCCATGCAGTGGCTTTGCCACCCCTTGGGCCACCGCTTCTTTGTCGACGGAGACTGGGCCGTCAAGGGCGTCCCAAGGGAGACCATCTACAGCTCTGCTGGCAACCCAGGTACCccaccacccctggcacccctgAGCCCTCCGTGTCAGGGTGGGGATGTACCTGCTCACCACCCCTTTGTGCCACAGTGGACCCTCTGGCGCAGGTCACCCAGCTCTTCCGTGAGCACCTTCTGGAGAAGGCCTTGTGCTGCGTGGCCATGCCCGAGCCTGGCCGCCCCGCTGCCCAGAGTGAGGGGTAAGTGCCAGGGtgggcatcctgctccctcCACCCACCATGGGGCCAGCCCCACTCATGGCCCCTCTCCTGGCAGGCGCTTCTCCAGTGCTCTGGAgtacctccagctcctcaatggaTGCTCCAACGTCAGCGGCACGGCCGGCCCCACACCCTGCATCAGCTCTGGCTTGGCTGCTGTCACAGGTGAGGCTGGAATGTCTTCCCTCCCCGTGGGGATGCTTCATAGAAGGAGGCCAGAGGGCTAGTGGACACCCCACTCTCGTGTCCCTTCTCACCTTGCAGGCACCGACCCCGTGTCCAAGTGGTGGGCATCCATCATTGGCACAGTGATTCACTGGCTGCAgggtgacgaggaaggggctgagcGCCTCTACCCACTGGTGGAGACCATGCCCCgggcactgcagagctctgagtgagtgctggggggcactggggagaggagggtggCAACTCATCACATACCTTCCCTCCTTtttgggctggcagagcccttaGAATCagaggattgttttggttgaaaaaaaaCTTTATTGAGTCCCACCATGAACCCAAGGtcatcatgtccctcagcaccacatctgcacagcttttaaagccctgcagggatggggagccTACCActaacctgggcagcctgctccagggcttgacagccctttgggggaaaaaattattcctcatgtccaacctaaacctcccctggcacaacttgaagcct from Dryobates pubescens isolate bDryPub1 chromosome 4, bDryPub1.pri, whole genome shotgun sequence includes these protein-coding regions:
- the SREBF1 gene encoding sterol regulatory element-binding protein 1, which translates into the protein MSTLGFDDAALEGLSPSLGLSGASDIDTALLSDIDDMLQLINTPDNDFPGLFDSPFGAPDTAMPPGLPPAPGTLGTYLGPNKPPPAAPTSSVYPGPPGMATFTPQPPAPLLPAPAPGVKEEPVAVPSSQPQPGIVLAPSFVPASPNQFNSQPLGGFQNQHSFSAVQPGGAGQTVPSPLPTSQPAQPVALPGPVQSVAPQQLLASAAPQPISPQIQPVPVLLQPHFIKADSLLLTAVKTDAGSAKSSSIASLATTTSSSATPLQVPALVSGGTILATVPLVVDAEKLPINRLAPSGKPALVQSRGEKRTAHNAIEKRYRSSINDKIVELKDLVVGTEAKLNKSAVLRKAIEYIRFLQQSNQKLKQENLALKKAVQKNQSLKDLVASCSSGAKAEAPMEVVKAEVMEMLTPPPSDVGSPSHSSLLSLSGTSSNSSSDSEPDSPLCEHDKVKQEQPPPSPSSQGMLDRSRMALCAFVFLCLSFNPLASLLRGSSAPAPVGNPGTSGPSRSIMAQSGTVEEPWGWSQWLWPTLAFWALNTALVLGAVVRLFVFGEPVTRPHSEPSVLFWRHRRQADLDLDRGDFAQGAQHLRTALGALGRPLPASHGDLACSLLWTLLRHLLQRLWVVRWLAARAGRLRPDPPPPAHVWQSARDAAMAYHRLHQLHLAGKQAGGHLLAINLALSAVNLAECAGDAVSVAALAEIYVAAALRVKASLHRCFHFLARPFLCSARRVALSHGGAVPPAMQWLCHPLGHRFFVDGDWAVKGVPRETIYSSAGNPVDPLAQVTQLFREHLLEKALCCVAMPEPGRPAAQSEGRFSSALEYLQLLNGCSNVSGTAGPTPCISSGLAAVTGTDPVSKWWASIIGTVIHWLQGDEEGAERLYPLVETMPRALQSSDKPLPRAALHSFQAIRAMLSKQDGSQASLSHCEKASACLRESLELGSPPRGTIDKAVQFLLCDLLLVTRTNLWQQQMTVSQQRSCLYQASAVELRGFQQDLSSLRRLAQTLRPAMHRVFLHEATARLMARASPTRTHQLLDRSLRRRGVQGSKTAGEPESHPTPRENAEALLLACCYLPPSFLSGPGQRVGMLAEAARTLERLGDKRTLHDCQQMIINLASGTTVTSG